The window GGCATCCGAGGACCTACCTTCATGGGGCAGGTCTTCTTGTCAGCACTCCGCTGGGCTGCAACATCGAAGCAGTAGGCCACTCGATTCTCAGGAGGCCAGTGGATCGGGGCCAACTTCTCCATGAACCTTTCCAAGCTGATGACCCGATGATATTTCTTGAGTGGCTCTAACTTGAAGTACGTCTCAAAGGACACATGCAGCTACAAGAAtggaagatggggagagaaagatTGTGGAGAAgtgggacaaagaaaaaaaatggagagtagagagagaagagatgtaagagagaaaaaagaagtaacagaaagagaaagaatgggggaaaattggggagagggaaagtaaggggagaaaatgaagagtctgggcaagtcacttaacccccattgccctgaaaacagaaaacaaaaaaaaaaaggaggaaccATTTTCTGTCCACCTTTTTCCTTAAGTAAATGCCATCTcttagaggaaaatgaaaaacagtcatTGTTGTGTCTATGTCTATAGGCATTGATAGCCTATGTCTAGTAAGTCATTAAAAATATAGTGCTAGTGAGCCAGAGGTCATGAGTTTGAACTTAATGCAAGCTAAGTTAAGTTCTACCTTGGCACCCGGTCACAGACTAAACTAATGCCATTTCATCTTTGCAGCACAGGCCACAAGTAAGCCAAGGTGAAAATGTGAATGGCGCAGTGCAGCCCATTCATACCATAAGGAGTCATACTTCCTGCTGACAAAACAAATTACCAGGAAAAAGAACATACGGTTGCAATCCATAGGGTGGACCTAGACAGTCAGTTTCCTAAGGACAACTTAGGGAACCTTCAAAATACCAGTTTGCAAGAGAGCATTCCATAGACCCACTgtggaattttaaaattctctcaaaATCTTGAATGGCAAGGTTAAGGCTGAGAAAGAACCTAGGACTCACATTGGTGTATGGAGGCTTGTGATGCTGGTATTCGATCCAGGGTGGGACAGCCAGGGTCCGGTTCAGGAGCTTTGCAAATGCCAAGGAGCCCAAGAAATGATCTGCCTGGTTCCCAAACCGCCCTAGAAACATGAACAAGCCAAGTTGAGAGGGACCCACGAGGCACTGACTGAAACAGTTCAGGCATGTACAGAATAAGTACTTAATGTTTGTGGAATCAGAGTGAGCTAAATAGATGATAAGAACCAGAAGGAACCTTACGAGAGTATTTCTGACTCCTTTAatttacaaatagagaaactaaggcccagagaagtgaaaggacttgtccaaagtcGTGGTAATAAGTaacaaagccaggatttaaattcagattttttgattccaaatccagttctctttcaaCTAGGACTGATTTTCAATTGGCAAGAGTTCttatttggagggggggggaagaaggggaaaagacaagaaaatgcTTAATTAAGAAAACTATAGTTATTTCATGGCTACCTGTCCCAAGCTTTGGAAACCTAGAGTTCTAGTTGGAGATATGCCATTGATCcagtgtgtgaccttggtcaagtcatttcctctctgggTCTGTTCTCCCACCTACAaaatggaggggaaggggttaaagtcccttccaacttaaaGATTCTAGCAGATTTCCTGGCCATTATTCTAGAGAAGGGGCCAAGGTCCCAGAAAAATTCCTTGGTTTATTTTCTGGGGACGAAgggactggggctccacagtagaGAAGGAACTTCTAGCTGGTGCTGAGGAGCAGGCAGGACTGTGTAACCTCCATCATCTCCAACTTCTGCAGTTGGGCAGGGCTTTTAGACGACCGCTCCCTGGGTGTCCAGAGGGAGCCACAGGGCGGTGTGGGGGAACAGCAGAGAGGAGATGTCTGGGAACACCGGCCAGGTTCCCCCGGGAAGCTGACATCAACAGATTGGGCTGGAACCGGCGAGTGCCCCATCCCCGcaccgtccccccccccccccgccccggggaCCAGAGTGGACTGGTCCGGGCCACAGGGAAGGCTCCTCCTGAGGCCACAGTTGGCTGGTCCAGTCCCCGGGTAGAGACTCTGCCCGGATCTGAAAGAGACCAATCTGGTGGGGTGTGTGTCGGGGAACCTCCTTTCCCGGGCCACAGGTTCGAGACCACAGAGAGGCTCTCCCTACTTCCCCCTCAGCAGAGTGGATTGGTCCGGGCCCAGACTCTACATCCCTGGGACTCGTGCCCCAAGTAGCAGGACCGCTGGGAGGAGCCCAGCAGGGGGCGCCCGGCCCCGGAGGCCTTACCCATGCAGGGGCAGTAGAGCAGGTAGCCGGCGGGGTCCCAGGCGTGGGCCAGGGCCCCCGCGGGCAGCAGGAGCCCGAGCAGGGGCAGGAGAAGCGCCCACGCCGCGGGGACCATGTCTGTCCACGGCTGTAGGCTATCGGCCCGCCCGTCGCGCTCCCACCAGGCTTCGCGCGCCGCCCCTCCCGCGCCCTTCTATCCATCCGACGCGACCATAGAGAGCCCACGGCACCGCCCccgctcctccccccccccctcccctcggCGGCCCGAGCGCCCGCTCGCGCGGCTCCCAGAATGCACCGCACAATGGCCCGACCGCCGCCACTACCGGGGCCTGACCGGGCCTGGCGGAGCCGGAGCGCGGCCCGCCCCGGAGCGCGGGGGCCCCGAGCGCGGTGAGTGAGGAGCGTGAGCAGGGGGAGCGAGACCGGAGAGCCCCCCCGAGGGGCGCCGGGGCCAGGGCCGGCTGGGCAGAGCCGGCTAACTACCGAGCTCCGTCCTCGCCCCCGCCCCGTTCCGCGCGCCCCACAGGGAGGGAGAGGCCCGGATAATCCGAGCCCacggaggggggtgggggaggagggaagaagagggaagccCGGATAATTCCTCTGCGCGGGAGAGGGAAGCGAAGGCCCGGCCCCATAGACCCCGAAGAGGGGGAACGAGGACCGGAAAGCTCCCGCCCCTcttatcccccccccccgccccctccccgacTCAGATAAATGGGATCGAGGGGCCCTGGAGGGCTACCTCGTAACCCCCCTGCTGGTGACGCTGCGCCCCTCCCAGGACCTCACCTTTCCCTTCGTGGGGGTCGGGGGGGGGAGTTCTCTGCGTTCTCGACCCCCCCACGTGATCCTGGCCCGCCAGCCCGCAGGTgcagccccccccccatcagtcaCGCAGTCTGTCTGTCACCGTGCGTGCTCCCTCCACCCGGGCAGGTCGACCCCCGCGATCTCGTGGCAGCCCCGGACCCCCCACCACTCGCACAAACACGCAGCAGGCCCCGCGGGTGGGCTGGGAAATTGAGCACCGGAGGGAGTGAAACTACTCGCCCAAGGTCACGGGGGGAGCGGGGATCCGAGCCGGTTGCTCTCTTCCCGAGTTAACAGTTTATTACTTAGCCCTCACCGGAGACACCTTAGCCCCTGCCTTCCACAAACAGACGTCCGAGGGACCTGCAGAAAGCATATCCGGGCCTTGCTAATCCTGTTTGATGTCTCTTGGAGTGGTGCAAGCCGCCGAGGCTCCTCCgcgcctccccccctcccccccagtaaTGTAATTCTCGGCAGAGTTTAGAGAGCCTAGCGTAgctatttccatttcctttcctgctCCTGTATTTTCTCCTCCGGGAATGCATCGTGAGGATTTGTTTCTAGTGCTGCGGGTCAGGGCCTGGTTGCTCTCTGTCTATTTATAAAGTCTTAGTTGCTATTTTGAGCTTCGAGGAGGGGAAGGCGCCGTCCACCCGCTTTGCACGTTTGCCCTTGGTGATGCTTTCAGTCAGCAGGTGGTGGGGCCAGTTCCTCAGATCCCTAGGTCCTGGAGAAGAGGGATAAGAGAGTCTCATGCTATTTTAGGGTAGTCATTGAAGTGGAGACTCTAATCCTCTGTGGGTCTTCGATTTGGTAAGAACTCACATGGAGGTTAACCCTTTCTTTGCTGCAGGGCGATCTCAAGGAGCTGCCTTCTCTGGGCAAAAGGCGAGAGTAGAGTATAAGACTGGTGTACACAGAATGAAGGCATAATAGTGCAGAAAAGTTTTCCAAAAAATTATGTAGTGCCAGAAAACTCGTTCATCTGAGTGGAATTAGTAGTATTTTGAGAACTAAAGGTTGGCAGGATGTAATTGCCTCTGATTTAGACTTCCGAAAGGGGCTCTGCATTCTTGAACTGCACACATGTTGATGCAGATGTTTCAGAGTAATTTTTCCTAACTAGAGGAAAAATCTTGCCGAAATAGTTCCCATTTGTGACTGATGCTCTACCCTGCAATTGGAGCCTAGTCCTGTTAGGGTTATGCTTTGGCTCATTTGGTAGCCAGTAGGTGCTTCTTGGAGGAGCTTATGGAATTTTGGAGGAAGCCACTTAGGAGGAGGAGTGGTGGCTGCAGAGGATATCCTGAAGGAAAAGGAGTAGTATCTGGCAATTAAttgtgagaggggaaaaaaaagggagggagaatgagagTGTGGGAGGGGTTGTGAAGGTAACAAAATTGGCTTTGGGACCTGAGGGGAAGAGATACATTCCTTAGTGCCTCATTGCCAAGAAGTGGGTAAAATTTAGACATCAAAGGAGGGCCTTCCCCAtccatttccccttcctccccttcctctccccccccacccccccaccccaatcagaCGCCAAAAGGACTCTGGAAAATGTTGAACCACACCATGGGGAACCAGCTTACTAAGATGTCTTGTCAACTGGGAGGGAAGGATTGTGTTTGTTTTATGGGAACAGGTTCTGTCGGCTTCTCCGGTTGTTAAGGTCAAAGCACAAGACCAGAAGAACAGCCCACAGAGAATGGCAGAATTCTTCTGAAGCTTTACTGAGGAAGGGGGAACCTAAAGGAACAGGGACTCTGAATAACACAGAGCCCTCCCCAGGTCAGAGAAAGTATAGACAAAGAGACGAGGGAAAAAAGATGTCCCCCAAAAGGATGACCAAGTTACACCTGTTTCGTAAGCAACCAGCATGTGACTCTAGGTGTAAAGTAATTCCACAGCCACTTTGAACAGTTTAGTATAGAACAGGATAAGGgtgttggttgttttttctttgaaagcTACATCCCCATTAAGTGCAGCTCAAGCAAAGAGAACGCAACCATGTGCTTTTTGTATGGACAGAGCCCTTGTGAGCTCTTCTCAGCCCCCGCTGGCCTCTTCCTAGAAGCCCATTACTCACTCTTTCAGTAAGAGTGTATTGAGCTGCTTGCTGCTACTGTTTCTGCTTGTTCAGGAGAACTGATGAGGTGGATGTGTGGGAGGTGGGGGACGGACTGTTCTCTTTCTGAGTTTGAGTGGAGTTTCCAGAGCCAGTCTCCTCTTTCATATCATTGAAAACCAATTGACTAGGACTCACTTCTCTCTACTTTTCATCCTCGCCTAGACAGCAGGCACCAGTTTGGTTTTAAACAAGGGTAACTTCCAGAACTGGGGATCAGTCTCTTTTTACTATGCCATGGGCTCTGGTAATCACTGGTATTATAAACAGGTAATTCCACccactctccaccccccccccatgggggaggggagtaacAGCATGAGAATTCTACATTAAAGAAGTTTGAGGTGTGCTGTATGGCAAACAAATACAACAGGATCACCCAAGAGCTAAAGTGGGACCGGTTTTTAGTGGGCCATCCTCAACATGTGACTAGTGTAAAATGCTGCCACCTTTGTACAGATCTTTCTAGACAGATCTGTACTTCTGATGGGAAAATACTTGTGTTATGTTTGGCTATTTTTTAAACAAGAGGAATGGTGTCTACATGGGGGAAGCTGGTCTGTTTTGCAGTTCATAATTCCTATTTCTGTTGtactttacattttacaaaatcTTTACAACAGTTCCACTAGGTAGGCAAGtacctgttgtttttttaattcctgttgttcagatgaagaatctgaggatTAGAGAGGTAAAGCAATTCACTCATGAGTCTTATGACTTGTAGTTGgtagagctgagacttgaacttAGATCTCTGGCTCcaagtctatgcctagtttctgtcatactatcttccagttttcccagtagtttttgtcaaatactgagttcctatcccagaagctggagcctttgggtttatcaaacagtgcattactaaagtcattctttactactgtgtctcctgtgcctaacctattctattgatccaccactctatttcttagccagtaccagatagttttgatgactggccctttatagtaaagcttcagatttggtacagctagcccatcttcttgtatgtttgtttttattagttcccttgatattctcgaccttttgtttttccagatgaattttgttattattttttctagctctacaaaataatttttagatagtctgattggtatggcactgaataagtaaattaatttaggtagaattgtcatttttattatattagctcagcctatccatgagcaattgatattttccaattctttagatctgatttgatttgtgtgaaaaatgttttgtaattgtattcatagagttcctgggtttgtcttggcaggtagactcccaagtattttatattgtctactgttactttaaatggaatttctctttctatctcttgctgctggactttgttggtcatgtatagaaatgctgatgatttatgtggatttattttacatcctgcaactttgctaaagttaattgtttcaagtaattttttagttgatttgcaaagagtgatggttttgtttcctccttgcctattctaattcctttaattcctttttcctctcttattgttaaagctaacatttctagtaccatattaaataatagaggggatactggacatccctgtttcacccctcatcttattgggaatgcctctaacttatctccattacatataatgtttgccaatggttttagatagatactgcttattatttttaggaaagcttcacctattcctatgctctctagtgtttttattaggaatgagtgctgtattttgtcaaaagctttctctgcatctattgacataatcatatgatttgggttagttttgttattgatgtggttgattatgttgataattttcctaatgttgaaccagccctgtattcctggtataaatcccacctggtcatagtgtattatcctggtgatcacttgctgtaatctccttgcttatatcttattcaagatttttgcatcaatatttattagggaaattggttggctccaagtctaatgctctttCCTTATACCATACATTAATGGTGATGGAAGCTGTTTAACAACCTGGTCTTTTTCTCTAGGCTTCCAGGAAATGGTCCTTTTGAACCGCAGGTGCAGTCTTGAGGAGCAGGCATGCAGTGGCTTATACCCTGGTCCTTATAAGCAACCCCTTCTCCCTTCTAACATAGACCTGTAGCCACATATTCCATCTGGAGAAGTGCCTGTCTAATAAAATGCCATCCTTCCAAGACTCACCTTGATCTCATAGGGTAATCTCCTTCTGTTTACATGAGAGTTTGGCAACTTATAGTCTGTATACCAAAGTAGTGAGcataactattttcttttctgggggtagggcaatgaaggttaagtgactgtgccacctcactgcctccaTAACTATTTTCAATGGCATATTAAGGGGTAGCTGCTAGACTGTATTCTCCctctactgttttgttttttttttttgcagggcaatgagggttaagtgacttgcccagggtcacacagctagtgtcaagtgtctgaggccggatttgaactcaggacctcctgaatccagggccggtgctttatccactgtgccacctagctgccttttttttttcttcttccctctactGCTTTTAAGATTGAACATAATTAATACATCCTATAGGTAGTCTGGAGGTAATCCCACATATAACCTTTTCTGCCTCCACCCATACAGAACCATGGCATTCAGAACcttcatctctttaaaaaaaaaaattattggtatTTTTTGTTCTTACATCactgttattttttaatatatcctCAGTGAACCATCTCCTGtaacaacaaaattaaagaaCACTTCAGTAAAACCAACATATCAGCCAAGTTTGACACTATATACAGTATCTTAAACCCATAGTCCCCctctttttccaaaaaaaaaaagtttcttaacTCTAGGGCTAAGCATCATTATAGTTACATGGCATTCCATgtatttttttgcttcctttttattttgtttgtgctgggcagtgagggttaaatgacttgcccagggtcacacagctagtaaatgtcaaatgtctgaggctggatttgaactcaggtacttcttttttttttttttttaatttttttttaatgaggcaattggggttaagtgacttgcccagggtcacacagctagcaagtgttaagtatctgaggccagatctgaactcaggtactcctgactccggggccggtgctctatctactgctccatctagctgcccctgaactcaggtacttctgaatccagggccggtgctttatccactgcgctgcctagctgcccttttgcTCTCGTTTTTTAAGGTCAGTGTATAGGTTGTTTTCCTGGTcctgtctgcatcagttcacataagccttctcatgcttctctgaattattcatattcattatttcttatgggacactaatattccatttctttcatgttttacggtttgtttagcaattccccaattgatgggcatcaattttcttttcagttctttgctaacacaaaaaatGTTTCTATGTCATTCAACATAtgaagtgcttaccatgtgcagAACACTGCTAGATGTAAAGGGATCTTAATCTCAGGTTGTTCCATTCCACTTACTCAGGATCTCAGCATATTGGACTATTCACCACCCCCTATTCTTACTCTGCCCTTTGCCATTTCTCTTGCTTGAAATGGACTCctcttccattctctttcctgAAATGGACTCTCCTCCACCCTGTTTCTGTGGGTTGAAATCTCTCCAGTCTTTAGAAGCCCAGCTCAAGTGTCACCTCCATGAAACTTTTCTTGATTCACACACAGCCCCTCCCCCAAGTGGGCTGCCCTTAGATTTCTCATTAGCACTTTGTCTGGATGTTTACATCATTTGTATTCCTTTGTGCTTATTATCTGCTTTGtatcataattatttgtgtatcTTATTCCCCCTTCTAAACCCTCACCCCCAACAATTGTAAGCTTGAAAACAGGCATTGTtgtctttcatctttgtatcccccaagCACTAAATGTGGGGCAGGCCTTTTACAAAGTAATTGCTTACGTTTCCTAACCTCATGAAACTAGATTAGTAGGGAgatagtatatataaataaatatactgtAACTTTGCCATGTGGAATAGAACATGTTAAGGACATCATGCAAGGTATCCTGTTAGGTCCTAGGAAGAAGGAGTGAATAGAGCTTTCAAAAGGTTGCTAACCCTTTGTTCAAATAAAAAACTTTCTGGGATTATGTAAATCCCTGGGGGAGCCTCACAGTCAGCATATATATAGCCTGTGTTTGAGCGCTCAGAAGCAGAAACCTCACCCTGGGTATGTTAGCATGTACACTGCCCTCTCAGCCTAGTTCTAAGGGCAGGGGATTCCAAAGGCTCAATTCCCAAGCAGGGGATTCTCTTATTCTGTCTGCCTTTGGGTGTTTACCTATTAGCACTTACTTCTCTGATGGAGGAGGAAAATTAAGAGTGTGATAGAGGGGAAAGCAAAATCCCTGGTAAGAGCTTTGATGGAAAGATTCATTGATTCTAGTAACTGAAAAGGACATTTGAGACTTATCAATGGATTTTGGAGAGACAGCGTGATAGGTGaaaaaaagcactggacttggaaaaCTTCAGTTCAGATTCTGTATTTGCTGCTTTTCTCAGGccattctttttatctctttgagcctcagtttctttaccccTAAAGTGGATAAAAACAATGCTTGTACTACCTATCTCATAAAGGTGTTGtaagaaaaatgctttttaaatttaaaagtgctgTATCTATTACTGTTTGTCAGTCTCCCTGTTTCTGGTAGCATAGATAATAAAGACTACTCTTTATCTAATACTGGTTTTCTAACCCTAGTTTTTCTAACCTTTCAGGTGAAGATATTCTTTTGAAGGCTCCTTTGAAAACTGTCAGAACAGAGTGAGCACACTGCTGATGGGGAAGAGTTCTCATTAATATGGCCCTCCCCCATTAGCCCTGCCATGACGGCATTCTTCACCAGTGTCCCTAACTGGATTCAAGATGCAAAGCAGGAGGAGGAGACAGGCTGGAAACTAGTTCCCAGGCCAAGAGGCCGTGAGGCAGAAAGTCAAGTCAAGTGCCAATGTGAAATCTCCGGTACCTCCTTCTCAGGTGGGGAGAAGCTGAGAACCCACAGCCTCCCCCACACAGAACAGAGACCGTACAACTGCCCTCAGCTGCACTGTGGCAAGGCCTTTGCATCCAAGTACAAACTTTATAGGTAGGTGATAAAATCCATTCTAGGAACCTCTTTGGAGAcagaaattcttttgaaaacaaaactaAGGAAACCATACATTGTGCTGAGTTTCGTCTCTGTTAAAGAACAATACACTTCTTGAGGCCAAGAACTGTTTGATGCCTGATGTATACATTCATTAATTGATGGTGTTGAACTACCTGGAAAATAAGAATCAATCCTGCCTTTAGAACTCgaagggaatttagaaatcaTTGAGTTCAACAACTTAataaaggagaaactgaggcccagagaaggtgacttgccaaagatcacacagaaagccagtgacatgtCCATAACTAAAACCCATGTCTTCTGTTCatcagtccagtgttcttttcacacTATATATTACCATTTTAAAGGATTGTGACTCGGGATCTATGTTCTTTAGTTTGACCTATATAACTTTTTCTTCCAGATTATTGGAAAAGCCCTGATAACATGTCTTTTCAAATTTGATTATCATCCATGATGTCCATCAGAGTAGCAGTGAAATTAGAAGAAGAACTTAGAATTACTTTCAGGAATGAATTAGTTATGATGCAGATAGCTGAGTttccattctcatttttcttctgttgtttGTAGGACAAAATTGATAATAggcatttttaatttaaaaaacaaatttgaatttTTGCCCTACTTGTACATTTAGCACAGTTTATTAgtattatctctatgctgatgggGAAGAAGATAGTAACATAGAAAGAATCCTACACTGGGTGTCAGGAAATGTATATTCTTGATTGCCACTAGGTCaacatgtgaccttaggcaggtcacttcCCTTATCTGGGTttcactcagttttctcctctatgaaTTTGATGGCATGAGCCCTTCCAGTAAGAAGCAGCATTCCTGTGGTGCACGTATTGTATTCACTTACCCCAAAACACTATAAGTTAAACTTACGGCAGAGATCTTATTTTAGCTAAAATACTGTCTCTTCTTCAGTACCTTGCATAGGTGGCCCCTGACAAATACTGAAATGAATGGAAGCTAAAGGAGAAGAGTAATTGTCATCTGGATGTCTGTAGCATCCTCCCTCTCTTGAGAATTTGCACATTTAGAATCTTCTTGATGTGAAGATAATAATGAGAGAATGTAAAGCTTACATTTTGCAAAactggtgaggcagttggggttaagtgacttgcctagggtcacacagctagtaagtgttaagtgtctgaggctggatttgaactcaggtcctcctgactccagggctggtgctctatccactgtgccacctagctgccccacctaataCTTTATGAAAGTCAGATGGGATCTGGTATGCTAGAGGTAGATGAGAGATTTTGTGTATGGCATTTTCATGGAAGAGGGAATTGACACATTAAGGATAAAGAGAGCTATGTTTCCAAATCCTAGCTTGTGAATCACTAGACTAAGCCTTACTCCTCTTATTCCTCCCCCTTTAACCTTTGGATCAGAGGATATTGTAGGCTGGATGTATTCAGATCTTTTGATCATCTGTTTTCTTTATCTAGGCATATGGCCACTCACTCAGCCCAGAAGCCCCACCAGTGCATGTATTGTGAGAAGATGTTCCATCGGAAGGACCACTTGCGGAATCACCTGCAGACCCATGATCCCCATAAGGAGGCCCTCCACTGCCCAGAGTGTGGCAAGAACTATAACACCAAGCTGGGCTATCGGCGCCACTTGGCCATGCACGCTGCCACTAGCGGTGACCTCAGCTGCAAAGTGTGTCTCCAAACCTTTGAAAACACCCAGGTCCTGCTGGAGCACCTGAAGGCTCACTCACGGAGAGCATCAGGTGGGGCCAAGGAGAAGAAGCATCCCTGTGACCATTGCGATCGGCGTTTCTATACCAGGAAGGACGTAAGGAGGCACCTGGTGGTACACACGGGACGTAAAGACTTCCTTTGCCAGTACTGTGCGCAGAGGTTTGGGCGTAAGGACCATCTAACTCGGCACATGAAGAAGAGCCACTCACAAGAGTTACTGAAAATTAAGACAGAACCAGTAGACATGTTGGGACTCCTCAGCTGTAGCTCCTCAGTCACAGTGAAAGAAGAGCTGAGCCCAGTTCTGTGCATGGCATCCAGGGACATGATAGGGGGTAAGACCTTCCCAGGCATGTTACCTATGGGCATgtatagcacccacctcccagccATGCCGAGTTCAGGGATGCCCCACTCTTTGGTTCACAATTCCCTGCCAATGGGAATGAGTTATCCTCTGGAATCTTCCTCACCCATCTCCTCTCCACCACAACTTCCCCCCAAATACCAGCTTGGATCTACCTCATACTTGCCGGAGAAACTACCCAAAGCAGAGGTGGAAAGCTTTCTGTCGGAGCTTCCCGGAAGCCTGTCTCTCCCATCCAGTGAGCCCCAGTCCTCCTCACCTCAGCCAGCCCTTTTGGATGAAGCCCTGCTTTCCAAGAGCCCTGCCAACCTCTCCGAGGCGCTTTGTGCTGCTAACATGGACTTTTCTCACCTCCTGGGCTTCCTCCCCCTGAATCTTCCTCCATGCAACCCACCTGGGACCACAGGAGGATTGGTGATGGGTTACTCACAGGCAGAAACCCAACCACTGCTTACCACTTTGCAGTCTCAGCCTCAAGATTCTCCAGGACCTGGGGGTCCCCTGAACTTTGGGCCCTTACATTCATTACCCCCAGTTTTCACCTCTGGCTTGAGCACCACCACTCTGCCACGTTTTCACCAGGCGTTCCAGTAGGCTGAAGGAGGTACCAGGCTTGGCCCTCAGGTCATAAATCCCAACTCTTATTTCCTCCTTCTGTTCCTGTGAAGGCTGCTGAGCTTTCA is drawn from Dromiciops gliroides isolate mDroGli1 chromosome 2, mDroGli1.pri, whole genome shotgun sequence and contains these coding sequences:
- the PLAGL2 gene encoding zinc finger protein PLAGL2 isoform X1, which encodes MTAFFTSVPNWIQDAKQEEETGWKLVPRPRGREAESQVKCQCEISGTSFSGGEKLRTHSLPHTEQRPYNCPQLHCGKAFASKYKLYRHMATHSAQKPHQCMYCEKMFHRKDHLRNHLQTHDPHKEALHCPECGKNYNTKLGYRRHLAMHAATSGDLSCKVCLQTFENTQVLLEHLKAHSRRASGGAKEKKHPCDHCDRRFYTRKDVRRHLVVHTGRKDFLCQYCAQRFGRKDHLTRHMKKSHSQELLKIKTEPVDMLGLLSCSSSVTVKEELSPVLCMASRDMIGGKTFPGMLPMGMYSTHLPAMPSSGMPHSLVHNSLPMGMSYPLESSSPISSPPQLPPKYQLGSTSYLPEKLPKAEVESFLSELPGSLSLPSSEPQSSSPQPALLDEALLSKSPANLSEALCAANMDFSHLLGFLPLNLPPCNPPGTTGGLVMGYSQAETQPLLTTLQSQPQDSPGPGGPLNFGPLHSLPPVFTSGLSTTTLPRFHQAFQ
- the PLAGL2 gene encoding zinc finger protein PLAGL2 isoform X2, encoding MATHSAQKPHQCMYCEKMFHRKDHLRNHLQTHDPHKEALHCPECGKNYNTKLGYRRHLAMHAATSGDLSCKVCLQTFENTQVLLEHLKAHSRRASGGAKEKKHPCDHCDRRFYTRKDVRRHLVVHTGRKDFLCQYCAQRFGRKDHLTRHMKKSHSQELLKIKTEPVDMLGLLSCSSSVTVKEELSPVLCMASRDMIGGKTFPGMLPMGMYSTHLPAMPSSGMPHSLVHNSLPMGMSYPLESSSPISSPPQLPPKYQLGSTSYLPEKLPKAEVESFLSELPGSLSLPSSEPQSSSPQPALLDEALLSKSPANLSEALCAANMDFSHLLGFLPLNLPPCNPPGTTGGLVMGYSQAETQPLLTTLQSQPQDSPGPGGPLNFGPLHSLPPVFTSGLSTTTLPRFHQAFQ